The proteins below come from a single Asanoa ferruginea genomic window:
- a CDS encoding ABC transporter ATP-binding protein: protein MTVVTASGLTKRYGDVTALDDVSFTLTENVIYGLLGRNGAGKTTLMQLITGQNSATSGELRLFGEHPYENERALQQVVFVKESQKYPQAYKVWHVLSLASHLFPNWDKDFAESLVDDFKLPRKRDVRKLSRGMLSALGVTVGLAARAPLTFFDEPYLGLDAVARQLFYDRLLADYAEHPRTVVLSTHLIDEVADLIEHVLLLDGGKLVLDADTEELRGEVMDATGPAGAIDELVTGRDVLHRQQLGGTVRVTVRGAFDNAERLRAKKLGIDLEPVSLQQAVVRLTMERTAAR, encoded by the coding sequence ATGACCGTGGTGACGGCATCCGGCCTGACCAAGCGGTACGGCGACGTGACCGCGCTCGACGACGTGAGCTTCACGCTGACGGAGAACGTCATCTACGGTCTGCTCGGCCGCAACGGCGCGGGCAAGACCACCCTGATGCAGCTGATCACCGGTCAGAACTCGGCGACCTCGGGGGAGCTGCGGCTCTTCGGCGAGCACCCCTACGAGAACGAGCGCGCCCTGCAGCAGGTGGTCTTCGTCAAGGAGAGCCAGAAATACCCGCAGGCCTACAAGGTCTGGCACGTGCTGAGCCTGGCCAGCCACCTGTTCCCCAACTGGGACAAGGACTTCGCGGAGTCCCTTGTAGACGACTTCAAGCTGCCCCGCAAGCGCGACGTGCGCAAGCTGTCCCGCGGCATGCTCTCCGCGCTGGGTGTCACGGTCGGCCTCGCCGCACGGGCGCCGCTGACCTTCTTCGACGAGCCCTACCTGGGCCTCGACGCGGTGGCCCGGCAGTTGTTCTACGACCGGCTGCTGGCCGACTACGCCGAGCACCCGCGCACGGTCGTGCTCTCCACCCACCTCATCGACGAGGTCGCCGACCTGATCGAGCACGTGCTGCTGCTCGACGGCGGCAAGCTGGTGCTCGACGCCGACACCGAGGAACTGCGCGGCGAGGTGATGGACGCGACCGGCCCGGCCGGGGCGATCGACGAGCTGGTCACCGGGCGCGACGTGCTGCACCGGCAGCAACTCGGCGGCACGGTCCGGGTCACGGTCCGCGGCGCGTTCGACAACGCCGAGCGGTTGCGCGCCAAGAAACTCGGCATCGACCTGGAGCCCGTCTCGCTCCAGCAGGCCGTCGTGCGCCTGACGATGGAAAGGACCGCCGCGCGATGA
- a CDS encoding GntR family transcriptional regulator has translation MDDDRPIFVQIAELIENSIIDGTLAEETQVPSTNELAAFHRINPATAAKGINRLVDDGILYKRRGIGMFVATGARETLRERRRLDFSTQYVRPLIEEARKLGIGTDELKKLIETWEDVR, from the coding sequence ATGGATGACGACCGCCCGATCTTCGTCCAGATCGCGGAGCTGATCGAGAACTCGATCATCGACGGGACGCTCGCGGAGGAGACCCAGGTGCCGTCCACCAACGAGCTGGCGGCGTTCCACCGGATCAATCCGGCGACCGCCGCCAAGGGGATCAACCGCCTGGTCGATGACGGAATTCTCTACAAACGCCGGGGAATCGGAATGTTCGTGGCAACGGGGGCTCGCGAAACGCTCCGGGAGCGTCGCCGGCTCGACTTCTCCACCCAGTACGTGCGTCCGCTCATCGAGGAGGCCCGCAAGTTGGGCATCGGCACCGATGAGCTCAAGAAACTGATCGAAACGTGGGAGGACGTCCGATGA
- a CDS encoding carbon-nitrogen hydrolase family protein, translated as MDTPPATPLPVAAAQATPAPGDIAHNASLAARLVGQAADAGARLVVLPELFLCAYHPPTLHADPAATDLAAGEAGEIDDGRLDPLRVAARERSVVVVVGASVRHGDGRRTCSAVLVERTGKTVTAYDKQLLWGPEENALFTPGTSGATLLVDGWRLGLGICYDGCFPEHGRAAADDGAHGYLVPSGYVVGSAHRRDVYYAARALDNTMYVVFANSVGGDPDWSFNGGAAVYDPEGRPLVRAADEGESVVVATLDPAELARVRAAHTMLRDRRELGERRILSAN; from the coding sequence GTGGACACCCCGCCGGCGACTCCGTTGCCGGTTGCCGCTGCCCAGGCGACTCCGGCGCCCGGCGATATCGCACACAACGCGTCGCTCGCGGCCCGCCTGGTCGGGCAGGCCGCCGACGCCGGCGCCCGGCTCGTCGTCCTCCCCGAACTGTTCCTCTGCGCCTACCACCCGCCGACCCTGCACGCCGATCCCGCCGCCACCGACCTGGCGGCGGGGGAGGCCGGCGAGATCGACGACGGCCGCCTTGACCCGCTGCGGGTCGCGGCGCGCGAGCGCTCCGTCGTGGTCGTCGTCGGCGCGTCCGTGCGCCACGGCGACGGCCGGCGCACCTGCTCGGCGGTGCTGGTGGAGCGGACCGGCAAGACCGTCACGGCGTACGACAAGCAGCTGCTCTGGGGTCCTGAGGAGAACGCGCTGTTCACCCCCGGGACCAGCGGTGCCACGCTGCTGGTCGACGGCTGGCGGCTGGGGCTGGGCATCTGTTACGACGGCTGTTTCCCGGAGCATGGCCGGGCCGCCGCCGACGACGGTGCGCACGGCTACCTGGTGCCCAGCGGCTACGTGGTCGGCTCGGCGCACCGGCGCGACGTCTACTACGCCGCCCGGGCCCTCGACAACACGATGTACGTGGTCTTCGCCAACTCGGTCGGCGGCGATCCGGACTGGTCGTTCAACGGCGGTGCGGCGGTCTACGACCCGGAGGGCCGGCCCCTCGTCCGGGCCGCCGACGAGGGTGAGTCGGTCGTCGTCGCGACCCTCGACCCGGCCGAACTGGCTCGCGTGCGGGCCGCCCACACGATGCTCCGCGACCGCCGTGAGCTGGGCGAACGCCGCATTCTGTCAGCCAACTGA
- a CDS encoding thioesterase family protein, whose product MDDSFYRPTGDPSRFESTQHTQGPWGPGLQHAGPPSALLVRAIEALPSTVTGEAHLARLTVDILGAVPVAELTVTAEVLRPGRSVELVEATASAGGRAVMVARGWRIRRTELDLPRPARPHHDPAPMRPSVATAFADPAWRIGYLGAVEWRFISGHFEKPGPALVWARPRIPLVAGEKMSPAQRLVALADSGNGLSRVLDMATWWFINTELTVHLHRPPVGDWMCVRARTTLSEGGTGLATTLLYDEHGPVGQGAQALLVGPRP is encoded by the coding sequence GTGGATGACTCGTTCTACCGGCCGACCGGCGACCCGTCCCGGTTCGAGTCGACCCAGCACACCCAGGGGCCCTGGGGTCCGGGGCTCCAGCACGCCGGCCCGCCGTCGGCACTGCTGGTCCGGGCCATCGAGGCGCTGCCCAGCACCGTGACCGGCGAGGCACACCTGGCCCGGCTGACCGTCGACATCCTCGGCGCGGTGCCGGTCGCGGAGCTGACCGTTACCGCCGAGGTGCTGCGGCCCGGCCGCTCAGTCGAGCTGGTCGAGGCGACCGCGTCGGCCGGCGGCCGTGCGGTGATGGTCGCCCGCGGCTGGCGGATCCGGCGCACCGAGCTCGACCTGCCCCGACCGGCGCGGCCACACCACGACCCGGCGCCGATGCGGCCGTCGGTGGCCACCGCGTTCGCCGACCCGGCCTGGCGGATCGGCTACCTCGGCGCCGTCGAGTGGCGGTTCATCTCCGGGCACTTCGAGAAGCCCGGCCCGGCGCTGGTCTGGGCCCGGCCGCGGATCCCGCTGGTGGCGGGCGAGAAGATGTCGCCGGCGCAGCGGCTGGTGGCCCTGGCCGACTCGGGCAACGGGCTGAGCCGGGTGCTCGACATGGCCACCTGGTGGTTCATCAACACCGAGCTGACCGTGCACCTGCACCGCCCGCCGGTGGGCGACTGGATGTGCGTGCGGGCCCGCACCACGCTGTCCGAGGGCGGCACCGGGCTGGCGACGACCCTGCTCTACGACGAACACGGGCCGGTCGGGCAGGGGGCGCAGGCGTTGCTGGTGGGGCCGCGGCCGTGA
- a CDS encoding TetR/AcrR family transcriptional regulator, with the protein MPRVSQNQLDARRHEILTAARAAFARYGYEGATVRRLEEETGLSRGAIFHHFRDKDSLFLAVAEDDAAAMVATVARNGLVQVMRDLLDQAASPDTTGWLGSQLEVSRRLRTDPEFAKRWAMHSAAIAEATRDRLARQRAAGVLRDDVDLDVLAQFLELAYDGLVLHLAMGRPAGDLGRVLDLVEEAVRRAGRTP; encoded by the coding sequence GTGCCCCGCGTGAGCCAGAACCAGCTCGACGCCCGCCGCCACGAGATTCTGACGGCGGCGCGCGCCGCGTTCGCGCGCTATGGCTATGAGGGTGCCACGGTGCGGCGCCTGGAAGAGGAAACCGGGCTGTCCCGGGGCGCGATCTTCCACCATTTCCGTGACAAGGACTCCCTGTTTCTCGCCGTGGCGGAAGACGACGCCGCCGCGATGGTCGCCACGGTCGCCCGCAACGGTCTCGTCCAGGTGATGCGCGACCTGCTCGACCAGGCCGCCTCGCCCGACACCACCGGCTGGCTGGGCAGCCAGCTCGAGGTCTCCCGCCGGCTGCGCACCGACCCGGAGTTCGCCAAGCGCTGGGCCATGCACTCCGCGGCGATCGCCGAGGCCACCCGCGACCGCCTCGCCCGCCAGCGCGCCGCCGGCGTGCTGCGCGACGACGTCGACCTCGACGTGCTGGCCCAGTTCCTCGAGCTGGCCTACGACGGCCTGGTGCTGCACCTGGCCATGGGCCGCCCGGCCGGCGACCTCGGCCGGGTGCTCGACCTGGTCGAGGAAGCGGTCCGCCGCGCCGGCCGCACGCCATAG
- a CDS encoding TIGR04222 domain-containing membrane protein: protein MTIASSTWGIPGPAFLVIYLVLAAAAVLVTWLLRVAIRRGDANPDVDKLDPRQVAFLAGGRRLAVYAALAALHRAGAVGPRPGRGPRTTGPLPAGAGDLDRAVHAAAGDGTRVARLSGDPSVQRALDDLRVELERGRLLVSRTSSWGYRAAALILLPVIVLGGVRVAAGARANRPAGILILLLVASACWLIASLLASAPWRTKAGDTAVLRLRARYGHLAPAHHPSYRTYDPAKAAMGVALFGASALFLLDPSFAVAAEAPWTAASDALVSGAAGYPPGPFATGSGTGAAGYGSGGGSGGGGGCGGGGCGG from the coding sequence ATGACGATCGCCTCGTCCACCTGGGGGATTCCCGGCCCTGCCTTCCTGGTGATCTACCTGGTGCTGGCCGCCGCCGCCGTCCTGGTCACGTGGCTCCTGCGGGTGGCGATCAGGCGCGGCGATGCCAACCCTGACGTGGACAAGCTCGACCCGCGGCAGGTGGCATTCCTCGCGGGTGGCCGCCGGCTCGCGGTGTACGCCGCGCTGGCCGCGCTGCACCGGGCCGGCGCCGTCGGACCGCGTCCGGGCCGCGGACCGCGGACGACCGGGCCGCTGCCGGCCGGCGCCGGAGACCTGGACCGCGCCGTGCACGCCGCGGCAGGTGACGGCACGCGGGTGGCGCGGCTCAGTGGCGACCCGTCCGTCCAGCGGGCACTCGACGACCTGCGCGTGGAACTGGAGCGCGGCCGGCTCCTGGTCTCTCGCACGAGCTCCTGGGGCTACCGTGCGGCGGCGCTCATCCTGCTGCCGGTGATCGTGTTGGGCGGCGTGCGAGTCGCCGCCGGTGCTCGCGCCAACCGACCGGCCGGCATCCTCATCCTCCTGCTCGTCGCGTCGGCCTGTTGGCTGATCGCCAGCCTGCTGGCGTCGGCGCCGTGGCGCACCAAGGCCGGCGACACGGCGGTGCTTCGGCTCCGGGCCCGCTACGGTCACCTCGCCCCCGCTCATCACCCGAGCTACCGGACCTACGACCCGGCCAAGGCCGCGATGGGGGTCGCGCTCTTCGGCGCCTCCGCGCTGTTCCTGCTCGATCCCAGTTTCGCCGTCGCGGCGGAGGCACCCTGGACCGCCGCGTCGGACGCCCTCGTGTCCGGTGCGGCCGGCTACCCGCCGGGCCCGTTCGCCACGGGCTCCGGCACCGGAGCCGCCGGCTACGGGTCCGGCGGCGGATCCGGCGGCGGTGGCGGCTGTGGCGGAGGCGGGTGCGGAGGATGA
- a CDS encoding TIGR04222 domain-containing membrane protein yields MTLAAPGDTWGISGPGFLGIYLALAVLAIVATAIVRSRLARGHTEPWQRLTPEQVAFLNGGRQLTTYSALGGLRRAGAIGANPDRTLLPTGPLPAGSTPLDTAVYNAAGKRLRTRDLTGDPWVASALDDIRAYLERSGLLLSHGQRRQSHLAALLLLPVAVLGGARISAGMANDRPVDFLTILVIVTVVWMLISLARAKTRTKAGDTALVGLRIEHNHLSPGQSPSYATYGAGAAAMGIALWGASTLYMVDPAFAAEAEINRAVSGSAGTSSGTSCGGGSSGSSCSGGSSCGGGGGCGGGGGCGG; encoded by the coding sequence ATGACACTGGCCGCACCCGGCGACACCTGGGGCATCTCCGGCCCCGGCTTCCTCGGCATCTACCTGGCGCTGGCGGTGCTCGCCATCGTCGCCACGGCGATCGTGCGATCGCGGCTCGCGCGCGGCCACACCGAACCGTGGCAGCGGCTCACCCCGGAGCAGGTCGCGTTCCTCAACGGCGGCCGGCAGCTCACCACCTACAGCGCGCTCGGCGGGTTGCGCCGGGCCGGGGCGATCGGCGCCAACCCCGACCGCACGCTGCTGCCGACCGGGCCGCTGCCGGCCGGGTCGACGCCGCTGGACACGGCGGTCTACAACGCCGCAGGCAAGCGGCTGCGGACCCGCGACCTGACTGGCGACCCGTGGGTGGCGAGCGCCCTCGACGACATCCGGGCCTACCTCGAACGCAGCGGGCTGTTGCTGTCCCACGGGCAACGCCGGCAGTCCCACCTGGCCGCGCTGCTGCTCCTGCCGGTGGCTGTGCTCGGCGGCGCGCGGATCTCGGCCGGCATGGCCAACGACCGGCCGGTCGACTTCCTCACCATCCTGGTGATCGTCACCGTCGTCTGGATGCTGATCAGCCTCGCCCGGGCGAAGACCCGGACGAAGGCCGGCGACACCGCGCTGGTGGGCCTGCGGATCGAGCACAACCACCTGTCACCCGGACAGTCGCCGAGCTACGCGACCTACGGCGCGGGAGCGGCCGCGATGGGCATCGCGCTGTGGGGCGCCTCGACGCTCTACATGGTCGACCCGGCGTTCGCCGCCGAGGCCGAGATCAACCGGGCGGTCAGCGGCTCGGCCGGCACCAGCAGCGGCACCTCGTGCGGCGGTGGCAGCAGCGGCAGTTCGTGCAGCGGCGGCAGTTCCTGCGGCGGCGGTGGCGGCTGTGGAGGCGGCGGCGGGTGCGGCGGATGA
- a CDS encoding DUF692 domain-containing protein — MTSYGVGIGWRPEIAGFVAELPGLRFVEVVAESVHADAPVPPGLAALRARDVAVIPHGVRLSLGGAEPVDADRVRHLAAVAELLDAPLVSEHIAFVRAGGVEAGHLLPLPRSREAVDAVVANVARTQADLPVPIALEPIAAIFDWPDDDLTEADFLTEILERTDALLLLDIANVYANARNRGTDPLELLDALPLDRVAYCHVAGGAEAGGIYHDTHTHPVPEPVLDLVSALCARRRPPALLLERDGDYPAADTLRAELDAIATASGYPAVT, encoded by the coding sequence ATGACGTCCTACGGCGTCGGCATCGGCTGGCGGCCCGAGATCGCCGGGTTCGTCGCCGAGCTGCCCGGGCTGCGCTTCGTCGAGGTGGTCGCCGAGTCGGTGCACGCCGACGCGCCGGTGCCACCCGGCCTGGCCGCGCTGCGGGCCCGCGACGTGGCCGTCATCCCGCACGGCGTGCGGCTCTCGCTGGGCGGCGCCGAGCCGGTCGACGCCGACCGGGTCAGGCACCTCGCCGCCGTCGCCGAGCTGCTCGACGCGCCGCTGGTCAGCGAGCACATCGCGTTCGTCCGGGCCGGAGGGGTCGAGGCCGGGCACCTGCTGCCGCTGCCGCGCAGCCGCGAGGCGGTCGACGCGGTCGTGGCCAACGTCGCGCGTACCCAAGCCGATCTTCCGGTCCCGATCGCTTTGGAGCCGATCGCCGCGATCTTCGACTGGCCCGACGACGACCTCACCGAGGCCGACTTCCTGACCGAGATCCTCGAGCGCACCGACGCGCTGCTGTTGCTCGACATCGCCAACGTGTACGCCAACGCCCGCAACCGCGGCACCGACCCGCTCGAGCTGCTCGACGCGCTGCCGCTGGACCGGGTCGCCTACTGCCACGTCGCGGGGGGTGCGGAAGCCGGCGGGATCTACCACGACACGCACACCCACCCGGTGCCGGAGCCGGTGCTCGACCTGGTCTCGGCCCTCTGCGCGCGGCGCCGACCACCGGCACTGCTGTTGGAGCGCGACGGCGACTACCCGGCCGCCGACACCCTGCGGGCCGAACTCGACGCGATCGCGACGGCGTCCGGCTATCCGGCGGTCACATGA
- a CDS encoding ABC transporter ATP-binding protein → MDALKAEGLTRRFGNLVVLDAVTFTVEPGQVGAVLGANGSGKTTLLRCVIGADRPDEGVVTVGGRRIYETDAWARSIMAAALDDIDFFPDLSVAEHLGLLAYAHGGGGDPVDEVLSELGLESARDQLPITLSSGQRRRLALASCLVRPRRVLVLDEPEQRLDVDGRAWLTDRLRREKAAGTAVLMASHDAELIDAVADVRIGIGG, encoded by the coding sequence GTGGACGCGCTTAAGGCCGAAGGGCTGACCCGCCGGTTCGGCAACCTCGTGGTGCTCGACGCCGTCACCTTCACCGTCGAACCCGGCCAGGTCGGTGCCGTGCTCGGCGCCAACGGCTCGGGCAAGACCACCCTGCTGCGCTGCGTGATCGGCGCCGACCGCCCCGACGAGGGCGTGGTGACGGTGGGCGGGCGCCGGATCTACGAGACCGACGCCTGGGCCCGCTCGATCATGGCGGCGGCGCTCGACGACATCGACTTCTTCCCGGATCTGTCGGTGGCCGAGCACCTCGGGCTGCTGGCCTACGCGCACGGCGGTGGCGGCGACCCCGTCGACGAGGTGCTCAGCGAGTTGGGCCTGGAGTCGGCCCGCGACCAACTGCCGATCACCCTGTCCAGCGGCCAGCGGCGCCGCCTCGCGCTCGCGTCCTGCCTGGTCCGCCCGCGCCGGGTGCTGGTGCTCGACGAGCCCGAGCAGCGCCTCGACGTCGACGGCCGGGCCTGGCTGACCGACCGGCTGCGCCGCGAGAAGGCGGCCGGCACGGCGGTGCTGATGGCCTCCCACGACGCGGAGCTCATCGACGCGGTCGCCGACGTCCGGATCGGCATCGGCGGGTGA
- a CDS encoding DUF6297 family protein — protein sequence MTTTALMPPPGAAPPPAGELKARLRRARRQHRDRSIGDLLTDLYMIAFLIAIYGWAGIDSFSDFLHRQVEASPADPAARYWIGVGAGIALSGFVWQGLTAVGPLQVGPAVQSWLASTPISRRAVLAPRFAGLALAAAGGAAVLAAVAAAIGRSGGYVWAAVAGLTWGTAFAAGAVTAQAFFGRRTRWPAVVLAGVGGLLVLGVVLDHGLFSHAPAQPPVAVLPVVALAGVVPAMIFLVLAVRALPRIDRSTLSTGARFASAASSALLLLDPSMLAAVVENQRWRAVGRVRTGRFRSGPQWWVLLQADLRRIGRNPAASAWWAVLVLAVYAVQVALPAVAPSVQVIAAFLAADRFAGGLRGIARSAGLRRAIGGTDASLKMTHLLVPTLAAILFWLATVPAVGAGPGWLTVLLIVGVAAAVYRTSTRGPMIYGGSVAESPMGSMPVDLIRQVVRGPDVLAILIAVQILVR from the coding sequence GTGACCACCACCGCGCTGATGCCGCCACCCGGCGCGGCACCCCCACCGGCCGGCGAGCTGAAGGCCCGACTGCGCCGCGCCCGCCGCCAGCATCGCGACCGCTCGATCGGCGACCTGCTCACCGACCTCTACATGATCGCGTTCCTGATCGCGATCTACGGCTGGGCCGGCATCGACTCGTTCAGCGACTTCCTGCACCGCCAGGTGGAGGCCTCCCCCGCCGATCCCGCCGCCCGCTACTGGATCGGCGTCGGCGCCGGCATCGCGCTGTCCGGTTTCGTCTGGCAGGGCCTCACGGCGGTCGGCCCACTCCAGGTCGGCCCGGCCGTGCAGAGCTGGCTGGCGAGCACCCCGATCTCCCGCCGGGCCGTGCTGGCGCCGCGGTTCGCCGGCCTGGCCCTGGCCGCGGCCGGCGGTGCGGCGGTGCTGGCCGCGGTGGCCGCGGCGATCGGCCGCTCCGGCGGCTACGTGTGGGCGGCGGTGGCGGGCCTGACCTGGGGCACCGCGTTCGCCGCCGGCGCGGTGACGGCACAGGCGTTCTTCGGCCGCCGGACCCGCTGGCCGGCCGTGGTGCTGGCGGGGGTGGGCGGGCTGCTGGTGCTCGGGGTGGTGCTCGACCACGGCCTGTTCAGCCACGCGCCGGCCCAGCCACCGGTCGCGGTGCTGCCGGTGGTCGCGCTGGCGGGCGTCGTACCCGCGATGATTTTCCTGGTCCTGGCCGTGCGCGCGCTGCCGCGGATCGACCGTTCGACGCTGTCGACGGGCGCCCGCTTCGCGTCGGCCGCGTCGTCGGCGCTGCTCCTGCTGGACCCGTCGATGCTGGCCGCGGTCGTCGAGAACCAGCGCTGGCGCGCGGTCGGCCGGGTCCGCACGGGCCGCTTCCGGTCGGGCCCGCAATGGTGGGTGCTGCTCCAGGCCGACCTCCGCCGGATCGGCCGCAATCCGGCCGCGTCCGCCTGGTGGGCGGTTCTCGTCCTGGCGGTGTACGCCGTGCAGGTCGCCCTCCCCGCCGTCGCCCCGTCGGTGCAGGTGATCGCCGCGTTCCTGGCCGCCGACCGGTTCGCCGGCGGCCTGCGCGGGATCGCCCGCTCGGCCGGCCTACGCCGCGCGATCGGCGGCACCGACGCCAGCCTGAAGATGACCCACCTGCTCGTACCCACGCTGGCCGCGATCCTGTTCTGGCTCGCGACCGTGCCCGCGGTCGGCGCCGGCCCGGGCTGGCTGACCGTGCTTTTGATCGTCGGCGTCGCCGCGGCCGTATACCGGACCTCGACCCGCGGCCCGATGATCTACGGTGGCTCGGTGGCTGAATCCCCGATGGGCTCGATGCCGGTCGACCTGATCCGCCAGGTGGTCCGCGGCCCCGACGTGCTGGCGATCCTGATCGCCGTGCAGATCCTGGTCCGATGA
- a CDS encoding RidA family protein, translated as MESISHNPRSGIYPASDDYVHAIEVRGASRMLFIAGTMGLDASGKPGATLAEQLDLIWHNIRTILASAGMTVDNIVRLTSYLRDPAYAEANAAARVAALGGRAVPTTAVVAQTLDSAWLVEIEAIAAA; from the coding sequence GTGGAGAGTATCTCGCACAATCCCCGGTCGGGTATCTATCCGGCCAGCGACGACTACGTCCACGCCATCGAGGTGCGCGGTGCCTCCCGGATGCTGTTCATCGCGGGCACGATGGGCCTGGACGCCTCCGGGAAGCCTGGCGCGACGCTCGCCGAGCAGCTCGACCTGATCTGGCACAACATCCGCACCATCCTGGCCTCGGCCGGCATGACCGTCGACAACATCGTGCGGCTGACCAGCTATCTGCGCGATCCGGCCTACGCGGAGGCCAACGCCGCGGCCCGAGTGGCCGCCCTGGGTGGCCGTGCGGTGCCGACAACCGCGGTCGTCGCGCAGACCCTCGACAGCGCCTGGCTCGTCGAGATCGAGGCCATCGCCGCCGCCTGA
- a CDS encoding SET domain-containing protein: protein MTVAPEPDCWLHPDVAVRDSSIAGRGLFATAAIPAGTVVSRLGGRLVSDQELRDLFAAATGYVDTITVDTDLHLVLPPRRPNGFGNHSCDPNLWWVGAYELAARTTIAPGDELTNDYATSTADPDFTMTCACRSPLCRGTVTGNDWRRADLRERYGTHWVPALASRAV, encoded by the coding sequence ATGACGGTCGCACCCGAGCCTGACTGTTGGCTGCACCCAGACGTCGCGGTGCGCGACTCGTCGATCGCTGGCCGCGGCCTGTTCGCCACGGCGGCCATCCCGGCCGGGACGGTGGTCTCACGGCTCGGCGGCCGCCTCGTCTCAGACCAGGAGCTGCGCGACCTTTTCGCGGCGGCCACCGGCTACGTCGACACCATCACGGTGGACACCGACCTACACCTGGTGCTGCCACCACGACGCCCCAACGGCTTTGGCAACCACAGTTGCGACCCGAACCTCTGGTGGGTCGGCGCCTACGAACTGGCCGCCCGCACCACCATCGCGCCCGGCGACGAGTTGACCAACGACTACGCCACCAGCACCGCGGACCCGGACTTCACCATGACCTGCGCGTGTCGCTCACCGCTCTGCCGCGGAACGGTCACCGGCAACGACTGGCGCCGCGCCGACCTGCGCGAGCGCTACGGCACCCACTGGGTGCCAGCCCTGGCGTCGCGCGCGGTTTGA
- the mug gene encoding G/U mismatch-specific DNA glycosylase, with protein sequence MTRPTKADLAAAADLLLPDVIGPDLRVLFVGINPGLYSAATGHHFARPGNRFWPALHRSGFTDHLFEPAEQLSLLDLGLGITNMVDRASARADELTAAELVAGGEALAAKAARWRPRWVAVVGMTAYRTAYRRPKATVGPQDHRLGPSRVWVLPNPSGLNAHYTPVTLAAAFAELRVAAER encoded by the coding sequence GTGACCCGCCCGACCAAAGCCGACCTGGCCGCCGCGGCCGACCTGCTCCTGCCCGACGTGATCGGGCCTGACCTGCGGGTGCTCTTCGTCGGCATCAACCCTGGCCTGTACTCCGCGGCGACCGGCCACCACTTCGCCCGCCCGGGCAACCGCTTCTGGCCGGCCCTGCATCGCTCCGGCTTCACCGACCACCTCTTCGAACCTGCCGAGCAACTGTCCCTTCTGGACCTCGGCCTGGGCATCACCAACATGGTCGACCGGGCCAGCGCCCGCGCCGACGAGCTCACCGCGGCCGAGTTGGTGGCCGGGGGAGAGGCGCTGGCGGCGAAAGCGGCACGCTGGCGCCCCCGCTGGGTCGCGGTGGTCGGGATGACCGCCTATCGGACCGCCTACCGCCGTCCGAAGGCCACCGTCGGTCCGCAGGACCACCGCCTCGGCCCGTCGCGGGTCTGGGTGCTGCCCAACCCGAGCGGCCTGAACGCCCACTACACGCCGGTCACGCTCGCGGCCGCCTTCGCCGAGTTGCGGGTGGCAGCCGAGCGATGA
- a CDS encoding SDR family oxidoreductase — translation MDLGLADRVYVLTGATRGLGFATARCLVADGARVVVSSRHPAHVETAIAELGGVGKVQGVVADLAHDETPARLVSAAQEAFGRLDGALVSVGGPPRGTALDVSDADWRTSFETVFLGAVRTARVIAAALPPGGAIALVLSSSARNPIQNLGISNGFRPGLVGVAKDMADELGPRGVRVLSLLPGRILTDRTRDAYGDPADPTRPRADVAEDVPLRRIGDPAEFGRTAAFLLSPAASYVTGSSIAIDGGLIRAL, via the coding sequence ATGGATCTGGGCCTGGCCGACCGCGTGTACGTGCTCACCGGCGCCACCCGCGGCCTCGGCTTCGCCACGGCCCGCTGCCTGGTCGCCGATGGCGCTCGGGTGGTCGTCTCGTCCCGCCACCCCGCCCACGTCGAAACGGCGATCGCCGAACTCGGCGGCGTCGGCAAGGTCCAGGGTGTGGTCGCCGACCTGGCCCACGACGAAACCCCGGCCCGCCTGGTCTCGGCGGCCCAGGAGGCCTTCGGCCGGCTGGACGGCGCTCTCGTCTCCGTCGGCGGCCCACCACGCGGCACGGCCCTTGACGTCTCCGACGCCGACTGGCGCACGTCCTTCGAGACGGTCTTCCTCGGCGCGGTTCGCACCGCCCGGGTGATCGCCGCGGCCCTCCCGCCCGGCGGCGCGATCGCGCTCGTGCTCTCGTCGTCGGCCCGCAACCCGATCCAGAACCTGGGCATCTCCAACGGCTTCCGCCCGGGCCTGGTCGGCGTGGCCAAGGACATGGCCGACGAACTCGGCCCGCGCGGCGTGCGGGTGCTCAGCCTGCTGCCGGGCCGCATCCTGACCGACCGCACCAGGGACGCCTACGGCGACCCGGCCGACCCGACCAGGCCCCGCGCCGACGTCGCCGAAGACGTCCCACTGCGTCGCATCGGCGACCCGGCCGAGTTCGGCCGCACGGCCGCCTTCCTGCTGTCACCGGCAGCGTCCTACGTGACCGGTTCGTCGATCGCCATCGACGGCGGCCTGATCCGCGCGCTGTGA